One window from the genome of Lachancea thermotolerans CBS 6340 chromosome B complete sequence encodes:
- a CDS encoding KLTH0B00770p (no similarity) gives MGPSAKQCQTVLPCGGLYNLTITSNTSVMEGYRCGSTERSGVDDRDELLSIEIGGINCNANPAFDLYISENTTVIDGYRCGLDSTNYTEYSQCSNTKENGASNLSPRWTHIFVFVSLFAYLFG, from the coding sequence ATGGGCCCTTCAGCAAAGCAATGCCAAACGGTGCTCCCATGCGGTGGCCTCTACAATCTTACTATTACAAGCAACACATCGGTAATGGAGGGATATCGATGTGGCTCTACAGAAAGGAGCGGCGTGGACGACAGGGATGAGCTCCTATCGATCGAAATTGGGGGCATTAATTGTAACGCTAACCCTGCTTTCGATCTGTATATCTCTGAAAACACAACAGTGATCGACGGATACCGTTGCGGACTGGATAGCACGAACTATACAGAATATTCTCAATGTTCAAATACCAAGGAAAACGGAGCCAGCAACCTGTCGCCACGTTGGACTCATatctttgtttttgtcagTCTTTTCGCGTATCTTTTTGGGTGA
- the YRA2 gene encoding Yra2p (some similarities with uniprot|P36036 Saccharomyces cerevisiae YKL214C YRA2 Member of the REF (RNA and export factor binding proteins) family when overexpressed can substitute for the function of Yra1p in export of poly(A) mRNA from the nucleus) encodes MVKEIAEPVYSNIYDHESGRTAVFEFEAPEKTEEVHRALNEKEISGAKVTVEVFESRSRQSRRSQKKGHRGGRRGPRAPKREKPAQPTADQLDQELENYMNS; translated from the coding sequence ATGGTGAAGGAAATCGCGGAACCCGTGTACTCTAACATCTACGACCACGAGAGCGGCCGCACGGCTGTGTTTGAGTTCGAGGCGCCCGAAAAAACGGAAGAGGTGCACCGTGCGCTCAACGAGAAAGAGATCAGCGGCGCGAAGGTTACCGTTGAGGTTTTCGAATCGAGAAGCCGCCAGAGTCGTCGCTCTCAGAAAAAAGGCCATCGTGGCGGCAGGCGTGGGCCACGCGCCCCCAAGAGGGAGAAGCCAGCCCAACCCACAGCAGACCAGCTAGACCAGGAGCTGGAGAATTACATGAATAGTTAG
- a CDS encoding KLTH0B00704p (no similarity) translates to MNSTAEQSQIIIPCGRIYNLTVTSNTSVLEGWCCGIAASSGADDREQTLSHEFSSISCGDNTMLQITANTTVMDGYFCGSGMANPSNAGQSSLTQTNAASDLAPRWTQFFILLSFFMQYFA, encoded by the coding sequence ATGAACTCGACGGCTGAGCAATCCCAAATTATAATCCCATGTGGACGAATCTACAATCTCACCGTAACCAGTAATACTTCGGTTCTGGAGGGATGGTGCTGTGGTATTGCGGCAAGCAGCGGTGCGGACGACAGAGAGCAGACCCTGTCGCACGAGTTTTCATCGATCAGTTGCGGCGATAACACAATGCTGCAAATAACCGCGAATACAACAGTAATGGATGGGTACTTTTGCGGATCTGGTATGGCGAATCCTTCAAATGCTGGGCAATCCTCGTTAACGCAAACAAATGCTGCTAGCGACTTGGCGCCCCGCTGGACGCAATTTTTTATTTtgctcagctttttcaTGCAGTATTTTGCATGA
- the MIR1 gene encoding Mir1p (highly similar to uniprot|P23641 Saccharomyces cerevisiae YJR077C MIR1 Mitochondrial phosphate carrier imports inorganic phosphate into mitochondria functionally redundant with Pic2p but more abundant than Pic2 under normal conditions), with product MSAPIPQYSMSDYAKFALAGAIGCGVTHSAMVPIDVVKTRIQLEPTVYNKGMVSSFKQIVSAEGAGALLTGFGPTLLGYSMQGAFKFGGYEVFKKLFIDTLGYDQAVNYKNSIYIGSAAIAEFFADIALCPLEATRIRLVSQPSFADGLFGGFSRILREEGAASFYNGFTPILFKQIPYNIAKFLVYERAAEVYFGMVGPKDTLSNTTATGLNLLSGLTAGLAAAVVSQPADTLLSKVNKAKKAPGQSTIGLLGQLAKELGFVGSFAGLPTRLVMVGTLTSLQFGIYGTLKKSLGCAPAIEIASK from the coding sequence ATGTCCGCTCCTATCCCTCAATATTCCATGTCTGATTACGCCAAATTCGCACTGGCTGGTGCGATTGGCTGTGGTGTGACCCACTCCGCTATGGTTCCAATTGATGTCGTCAAGACTAGAATCCAGTTGGAACCAACTGTTTACAACAAGGGTATGGTCTCGTCTTTCAAGCAGATCGTCTCTGCTGAGGGTGCGGGCGCTTTGTTAACTGGTTTCGGTCCTACTCTGCTCGGTTACTCCATGCAGGGTGCTTTCAAGTTCGGTGGTTACGAGgtgttcaagaagctgttcATTGACACCTTGGGCTACGACCAAGCTGTAAACTACAAGAACTCGATCTACATCGGTTCCGCTGCTATCGCTGAGTTCTTCGCTGACATTGCGTTGTGTCCTTTGGAAGCCACAAGAATCAGATTGGTGTCCCAGCCATCTTTCGCTGACGGTCTTTTCGGCGGTTTCTCTAGAATCCTGAGAGAGGAGGGTGCCGCTTCTTTCTACAACGGTTTCACCCCTATCTTGTTCAAGCAAATCCCCTACAACATcgccaagttcttggtTTACGAGCGTGCTGCCGAGGTCTACTTCGGCATGGTCGGTCCAAAGGACACCTTGTCTAACACCACCGCTACTGGTTTGAACTTGCTGTCTGGTTTGACCGCTGGTTTGGCTGCCGCTGTTGTTTCTCAGCCAGCCGACACCTTGCTGTCTAAGGTCaacaaggccaagaaggcccCAGGCCAGTCCACCATCGGTTTGTTAGGCCAGCTGGCCAAGGAGTTGGGTTTCGTCGGCTCTTTCGCTGGTCTACCTACTCGTTTGGTCATGGTTGGTACCTTGACCTCTCTGCAGTTCGGTATCTACGgtactttgaagaagtccTTGGGCTGCGCCCCAGCTATCGAGATCGCAAGCAAATAA
- a CDS encoding KLTH0B00836p (conserved hypothetical protein): protein MSSNLSTAPEEGKKVYATRSRDSGTSESIAALPEAMQQTTKYSSETPLLILENESEHDIQYKTCSWVHTSGLMLSEYIVLAIMSFPWSYSVLGIVPGIILTLFVASTVLYTGLTIIDYCERFPHLKNVCDIGQHLFWGQKWAWYATLVCFLANNTLIQGLHVLVGAKYLNTVTDHSLCTVKFGVIVACISFVVSVPRTFSSLSKVAYFSAATMFIAVVLAMIFAGVQDHPYGYDGTPVTFRAFPEKGTTFVQGMGAFLNIVYTFVGQITYPQFISEMQRPAEFRKVLYIVTTCEIVIFTLAGVIIYVYVGNEYMSAPAFGSLTRTFKIIAFSFAVPTIIFAGSLYSNVSGRLLFFTFFKRSKHLYSHTTVGWLTWIGILALTWVGAFIIAEVVPFFSDLLSLMSSLFDCWFGFVFWGMAYFKLKEAKYQNPRYYSQLTASEKFHFFIAIFLIAVGLFILGPGLYAAIDSIILNYQDDAYGTVFSCASNGS, encoded by the coding sequence ATGAGCAGCAACCTGAGTACAGCTCCTGAAGAGGGAAAAAAGGTGTATGCGACGAGGTCGAGGGACTCAGGCACGTCGGAAAGCATCGCCGCGCTGCCGGAAGCCATGCAGCAAACTACGAAATACTCCAGCGAGACTCCGCTGTTGATTCTGGAGAACGAGAGCGAGCACGACATCCAGTACAAGACGTGCTCGTGGGTGCACACGTCGGGGCTGATGCTCTCCGAGTATATCGTCCTGGCAATCATGTCGTTTCCCTGGTCGTACTCGGTCCTGGGAATCGTGCCCGGGATTATCCTTACGCTCTTCGTCGCGTCGACGGTGCTCTACACTGGCCTCACAATCATCGACTATTGCGAGAGGTTTCCACACTTGAAAAACGTGTGCGACATCGGACAGCACCTGTTCTGGGGCCAGAAGTGGGCGTGGTACGCAACACTAGTGTGTTTCTTAGCCAATAACACTTTAATTCAGGGCCTGCACGTGCTGGTCGGGGCTAAGTATCTCAACACGGTCACCGACCACTCGCTGTGTACTGTCAAGTTCGGCGTCATTGTGGCGTGCATCTCGTTCGTGGTTTCCGTACCGCGGACTTTCTCTTCGCTTTCAAAGGTCGCCTACTTCTCTGCCGCCACTATGTTCATCGCGGTTGTCCTAGCCATGATCTTCGCAGGCGTTCAAGACCATCCCTACGGCTACGACGGGACCCCGGTGACTTTTCGTGCCTTCCCCGAAAAGGGCACCACCTTTGTGCAGGGCATGGGCGCTTTTCTAAATATAGTGTACACTTTTGTGGGCCAGATCACATACCCACAGTTCATCTCCGAGATGCAGAGGCCCGCCGAGTTCAGAAAAGTCCTGTACATCGTGACCACGTGCGAGATCGTGATTTTCACCCTGGCAGGTGTTATCATCTATGTCTACGTCGGCAACGAGTACATGAGTGCCCCGGCGTTTGGATCGTTGACGAggactttcaaaattatcGCCTTCTCTTTCGCCGTCCCCACAATTATTTTCGCGGGTTCGTTATACTCAAATGTCTCCGGCCGTCTCTTattcttcaccttcttcaagcgctCTAAGCACTTGTACTCGCATACTACGGTGGGCTGGCTCACCTGGATTGGGATTCTGGCTCTAACATGGGTTGGTGCCTTTATCATCGCTGAGGTCGTTCCCTTCTTCTCGGATCTGCTCTCCCTCATGTCTTCTCTCTTCGACTGTTGGTTTGGCTTCGTGTTCTGGGGTATGGCAtacttcaagctcaaggaagCGAAGTACCAGAATCCACGTTATTATTCACAGTTGACCGCTTCAGAGAAGtttcatttcttcattgccATATTTCTGATTGCGGTTGGGCTCTTCATCCTGGGCCCAGGTCTCTACGCGGCCATCGACAGCATTATCCTGAACTATCAGGACGATGCCTACGGAACTGTGTTCAGTTGTGCATCAAACGGCAGCTAA
- a CDS encoding KLTH0B00616p (no similarity), with product MDSTAEQSQTIVPCGYVYNLTVTSNTSAMEGWCCGTAARTGSDPRDDRLLNGTSAITCNNGNTYLQVFNGTTYEDGYLCGLGLPGAYQFPLTETKNAASRLGPRWAQAFLLISLLIHLFA from the coding sequence ATGGACTCTACAGCTGAGCAGTCTCAAACTATTGTGCCTTGTGGATACGTCTACAACCTTACCGTAACTAGCAACACATCGGCTATGGAGGGGTGGTGCTGTGGTACTGCGGCTCGCACTGGTTCGGATCCAAGAGACGACAGGTTGCTGAACGGAACTTCTGCAATTACTTGCAATAATGGAAACACCTACTTACAGGTATTCAACGGTACAACATACGAAGATGGGTACCTCTGTGGGCTGGGTCTTCCGGGCGCGTATCAATTTCCTCTCACTGAGACGAAAAACGCTGCTAGTAGGCTGGGGCCTCGTTGGGCACAAGCCTTCCTTCTGATCAGTCTACTAATACACCTCTTCGCATAA